The Daphnia pulex isolate KAP4 chromosome 3, ASM2113471v1 genome includes a region encoding these proteins:
- the LOC124190954 gene encoding ribitol-5-phosphate xylosyltransferase 1-like — protein sequence MTFSVKYRAVRVCIKYLAPFILLNCAVLFWLRNLRGNEAPIESADQLQKFESRISWSNNVVPTTAAASTFFQVDIQSRAPIGEYLWNHLIEGKKELLSHQVIYKGTKTVNGINFTFQSGKSEIISYSPNLVLIIDGSSSQLKQEKMWLNDILISHTPKTLFLVILGDISDCSKNQWIIPYLSSNGGSIDAVFIVRDKLVTDESEIFQWPLGVATHRDFPLFFPDEIDILSQRPFTCNFFGTANTKGAAILRLFKELNLESLCYLKMSNTTGFYGDYIQAVSDSDLTLCPASELGSSAESYCIYEAFSLGSVPVVEEDVAVDNCGGDPLRLLKQHNAPFILVESLDDELGDVIANESRMNLQEKIARRATVINWYANFRHHMASQFIRVLKAHINH from the exons ATGACTTTCTCTGTGAAATACCGTGCAGTCCGTGTTTGTATAAAATATCTGGCGccctttattttgttgaattgcGCCGTTCTATTTTGGCTGCGCAATCTACGTGGAAATGAAGCGCCGATAGAATCCGCTGACCAGCtgcaaaaatttgaatctcGCATTTCCTGGAGCAATAACGTCGTACCCACAACAGCGGCAGCCAGCACATTCTTCCAAGTCGATATTCAAAGCAGAGCCCCTATTGGTGAATATTTATGGAATCATTTAAttgaagggaagaaagagcTTTTATCACATCAAGTTATTTACAAGGGTACCAAGACTGTGAATGGGATCAATTTCACTTTCCAGTCAGGAAAATCAGAAATCATCTCTTACAGTCCTAATCTTGTTTTAATCATTGATGGCTCGTCATCTCAGCTGAAACAGGAGAAAATGTGGCTTAACGACATACTCATTTCTCATACACCAAAGACCCTTTTTCTAGTAATTTTAGGAGATATTAGCGACTGCAGTAAAAATCAATGGATCATTCCCTATTTATCTTCCAACGGTGGATCGATTGACGCAGTATTTATAGTGCGGGACAAATTAGTAACAGATGAAAGCGAAATCTTTCAATGGCCTCTCGGAGTAGCAAC ACACCGAGACTTCCCTTTATTCTTTCCCGACGAAATCGACATCCTGTCACAAAGACCTTTTACCTGCAACTTTTTCGGTACCGCCAATACTAAAGGAGCTGCGATTCTTCGATTATTCAAGGAGTTGAATCTCGAGAGTCTGTGCTATTTGAAGATGAGCAACAC TACGGGATTCTATGGCGATTACATTCAAGCTGTATCGGATTCTGATCTCACACTTTGTCCCGCGTCCGAACTTGGCAGCTCTGCTGAGAGCTATTGCATTTACGAGGCCTTTTCTCTTGGCAGCGTTCCAGTCGTCGAAGAAGACGTCGCAGTGGACAATTGTGGCGGGGATCCCCTTCGACTGCTGAAACAACACAACGCTCCTTTTATACTTGTGGAATCCCTTGACGACGAGTTGGGTGACGTCATTGCTAACGAGTCTAGAATGAACCTGCAAGAAAAGATCGCGAGAAGGGCAACTGTTATTAACTGGTACGCCAACTTCCGGCATCACATGGCCAGCCAATTCATCCGGGTCCTTAAGGCACACATAAatcattaa
- the LOC124190955 gene encoding serine/threonine-protein kinase/endoribonuclease IRE1-like → MAASSPWTGVLLFSSPSSIQSNHQLTINREKILGKGKYGIVYEGVWGETKVAIKRIPLDHAASSKGELNMQIAFDHENVVKLFHVEEDEDFKCFALELCNASLDQLFLKENDPKKYRGPMPQKMEVLLQLAKGLEYIHTMELIHRDIKPENVLIWVNPNTKQVLMKWADFGFSKSVNENGTFTMSGVRGTFNWLAPEILELMDEASFAKKKTQKRGTVKSDVFAEGLVFGYFLSEGVHPFGTSSIQIPMNVRTKKPAYLPSKYKKQLNKITNINVVKQTFVFL, encoded by the exons atggcagctAGTTCACCTTGGACAGGTGTGTTGTTGTTCAGTTCACCATCATCCATCCAATCCAACCATCAGTTGACCATTAATCGTGAGAAGATTttaggaaaaggaaaatacgGCATTGTTTATGAAGGTGTTTGGGGTGAAACTAAAGTAGCCATCAAACGAATTCCTTTAGATCATGCCGCGAGCAGTAAAGGAGAGTTAAATATGCAAATAGCTTTTGATCATGAAAATGTCGTCAAGTTATTCCACGTTGAGGAGGACGAAGACTTCAA gtGTTTTGCCCTTGAACTGTGCAATGCCTCTTTGGATCAACTAtttcttaaagaaaatgaTCCGAAAAAATACCGTGGCCCAATGCCGCAAAAAATGGAAGTTCTTCTCCAATTGGCTAAAGGACTCGAGTACATACACACAATGGAATTAATCCATCGCGACATTAAGCCAGAGAACGTTCTCATTTGGGTGAATCCAAACACTAAGCAGGTTTTGATGAAATGGGCTGACTTCGGTTTCAGCAAAAGTGTGAACGAAAATGGAACTTTCACCATGAGTGGAGTGAGGGGAACATTCAATTGGTTAGCACCAGAAATATTGGAACTAATGGACGAGGCCagttttgcaaaaaaaaaaactcagaaaAGAGGAACCGTCAAGAGCGATGTATTTGCAGAGGGTCTCGTCTTTGGCTACTTCCTTTCGGAAGGGGTTCATCCCTTTGGCACCTCAAGTATTCAAATTCCAATGAACGTACGAACGAAAAAACCGGCCTACCTTCCcagtaaatataaaaaacaattaaacaaaattacgaATATAAATGTAGTCAAACAgacattcgtttttttatag